The Pseudarthrobacter sulfonivorans genome includes a window with the following:
- the rplF gene encoding 50S ribosomal protein L6 — MSRIGRLPITVPAGVEVKVDGSVVSVKGAKGELNHTVASPIEVSLEAETLTVARPNDERASRSLHGLTRTLISNMIEGVTKGYEKKLEIVGTGYRVQAKGSDLEFALGYSHPVNVTAPDGITFAVETPTKLSVSGINKQQVGEVAANIRKLRKPDPYKGKGIRYAGEVIRRKVGKAGK, encoded by the coding sequence ATGTCACGTATTGGACGTCTCCCCATCACCGTTCCTGCCGGCGTTGAGGTCAAGGTTGACGGCTCTGTCGTCAGCGTCAAGGGTGCCAAAGGCGAGCTGAACCACACTGTGGCCAGCCCGATCGAGGTTTCCCTGGAAGCAGAGACCCTGACTGTCGCCCGCCCGAACGACGAGCGCGCCTCCCGTTCACTCCACGGCCTGACCCGCACCCTGATCTCCAACATGATCGAGGGCGTTACCAAGGGCTACGAGAAGAAGCTTGAAATCGTTGGTACTGGTTACCGCGTTCAGGCCAAGGGATCTGACCTTGAGTTCGCTCTCGGCTACAGCCACCCGGTAAATGTCACCGCACCGGACGGCATCACCTTTGCAGTTGAGACCCCGACCAAGCTCTCTGTTTCAGGTATCAACAAGCAGCAGGTCGGCGAGGTTGCTGCCAACATTCGCAAGCTGCGGAAGCCGGACCCCTACAAGGGCAAGGGCATTCGCTACGCAGGCGAAGTCATCCGCCGCAAGGTCGGAAAGGCTGGTAAGTAA